The Oleidesulfovibrio alaskensis DSM 16109 genome has a segment encoding these proteins:
- the cobJ gene encoding precorrin-3B C(17)-methyltransferase — MHPAPLYIVGLGPGDPQLLTPQAADALRASEVIAGYTRYVELVPDDILAGREIIATGMMGEMERCAKAIETALSGRATAVVCSGDPGIYAMAGLIYELIEEMDAYLPVHVIAGVPALSAAAALLGAPLMHDFACISLSDLLTPWEVIEKRLQNALEADFVVVLYNPRSKKRDWQLEHALETARRYRQPETPVGLVRQANRPEQAVSVAPLSVFEPAQVDMLSIVIIGNSTTRIIRGNMVTPRGYMKKYR; from the coding sequence ATGCACCCCGCACCTCTTTACATCGTCGGTCTGGGCCCCGGAGACCCGCAGCTGCTCACCCCGCAGGCTGCGGACGCATTGCGGGCTTCAGAAGTCATAGCAGGGTACACCCGCTATGTTGAACTGGTGCCGGACGATATTCTTGCCGGACGCGAAATCATTGCCACGGGCATGATGGGCGAAATGGAACGCTGCGCCAAGGCCATTGAAACTGCTCTTTCCGGCAGGGCCACGGCAGTGGTGTGCTCCGGCGATCCCGGCATTTATGCCATGGCCGGACTTATCTATGAACTGATCGAAGAAATGGACGCCTATCTGCCCGTGCACGTCATCGCAGGAGTGCCTGCACTTTCTGCGGCTGCGGCGCTGCTGGGCGCACCGCTGATGCACGATTTCGCCTGCATCAGCCTGAGTGACCTGCTCACCCCCTGGGAAGTTATCGAAAAGCGCCTGCAAAACGCACTGGAAGCTGATTTCGTTGTGGTGCTGTACAACCCGCGCTCAAAAAAACGCGACTGGCAGCTGGAGCATGCGCTGGAAACGGCCCGCCGCTACAGACAGCCCGAAACACCTGTCGGACTGGTACGGCAGGCCAACAGGCCGGAACAGGCTGTTTCGGTTGCCCCTCTGTCGGTTTTCGAACCGGCGCAGGTGGACATGCTCTCCATTGTGATCATAGGCAACAGCACCACCAGAATAATACGGGGCAACATGGTGACACCCCGCGGATACATGAAAAAATACCGCTGA